One region of Glycine max cultivar Williams 82 chromosome 9, Glycine_max_v4.0, whole genome shotgun sequence genomic DNA includes:
- the LOC102665232 gene encoding uncharacterized protein, with the protein MDTMACNKGQNVRKAKKKQVKDELDRLKQAEKKKRRLEKALATSAAIISELEKKKQIKKEEQQRLDEEGAAIAEAVALHVLLGEDSDESCKVVIDNGNQNIGISVSGESACFPHLEGGGGWSFERVGWVSDAYRYGCERGAAENGEWSFSTEPFEKNMHEPLYEGAGWGPAGFSADLIAAQAVSSLQIAEEADEDRILF; encoded by the coding sequence ATGGATACCATGGCATGCAATAAAGGGCAAAATGTGAGAAAGGCGAAGAAGAAGCAGGTGAAAGACGAGCTGGATCGTCTTAAACAGGCTGAGAAGAAAAAGAGACGCTTAGAAAAGGCACTCGCGACTTCCGCAGCCATTATTTCTGAACTGGAGAAAAAGAAACAGATAAAGAAAGAAGAGCAGCAGAGGCTCGACGAAGAGGGTGCTGCTATTGCTGAGGCAGTTGCTCTGCATGTTCTACTCGGCGAAGACTCGGACGAGTCATGTAAGGTTGTGATAGATAATGGTAACCAAAATATTGGCATCTCCGTAAGTGGAGAAAGTGCTTGCTTCCCTCATCTAGAGGGTGGCGGCGGTTGGTCTTTTGAAAGAGTGGGTTGGGTCTCTGATGCATACAGATATGGTTGCGAGAGGGGTGCTGCTGAAAATGGTGAATGGTCATTCTCAACTGAGCCTTTTGAGAAGAACATGCATGAACCACTATATGAAGGTGCAGGATGGGGACCTGCAGGTTTCTCCGCTGATCTCATAGCAGCTCAAGCAGTTTCATCACTGCAGATTGCTGAGGAGGCAGATGAAGATAGGATtctcttttaa